ATGTACTCGATCCGCTGCTGCAAGGGGTTTCTCATATATATTCTTATTGTGGGTGTTCAAAGTTACCCGACAGTTCAAAAACACCCAATTTCATCGGCTTTTCTAATAAATGTTGTGTCCCATCGTAAGCATCTTTTTGGGGACTTTTTGCTTTTGAAAACCACTGCGTAAGGATGAGTTTACTCTTTTTGACGCATTAACGGAATCCGGCCCTGCTATGCGGATATCCCAGTACGCCACAATCGACGAAAAGACGCCCAGTTCGAGAGACAAGAGACCAAACGTCCGTCGTATTCGTGGATTGTATTCGTTTTTAGACTGAGTTGCTGAAGGCTGATTGTGACTATCACAGCGTCGTACCTCTAGAAGTCTGCTAGTACCTTACGTGCCAGTACCTCAAGCAGCTCATTTCCCTAAAGTATTTCATGTACCCGGTAACGTCATGATTGTACTTGTGACGTCAACAGGACCCTTCTTCCTTAGCGTTGATAGATATTCCGTCCCAGTGTGCCCTTGAAGGCGAGCCCAAGTGTCAACTTGGCAGCTAAAATCGGACCTGACAGCTCCATTGCCTTGATACAGTCTGAGAGACACGACGGACACAGCCAGACTGAATCGTGCTTGACTGCGACTCTGTCTAGGGAGCACGGTGAGAGCGACGAGGTAGTCATAACTGGACCGTACACCTGTATCATTATGTAGTTGTTCCCCCATATGTCAGTGTTTCTATAAAGAGGACAACTAGAGAGACCAATACTTTTCATTAGGGGAGACTTTGTCAATCTATCATTCGTTGTTCCAAAACAATGAGGGAAGCATTCAAAAATGGGAGGGCTCAAAAAAGTTACACCAGCCTTGCTTCGATCCCGTTTTGCAACAACACTACATCACCACATCCAACTtgacagctccaccgtcttgccaacacgatgagagagatgagacagtcacaacgagaGCGAATCGGTCCGAGCGCTTCCACCGTATGGCCGGAAAGGCGTGAGATCAGTCACAGTCAAACCGTATTGGCCGTGGCAGCTGAACCGTGTTGTCGACACGGTAAAATatatgagacaatcacaaccatacCTCATTTGGCCTGGCATCTCATGCACCTTGTCAACACGATGAGAGGTGAGACAGTTACTACCAGACCTGGAGGTTCTCTCGTCTTGTGACacgcgagagagatgagacagtcatagCTAAACCGACTGGATGTGTAACCCAGCAGTCTAACTGGCTGGATGAATGGTCAGGCAGGTGGAAATCTACGGGACGCTTCTCAGCTCAAGAGAGGAGAGATTAAGCGTCTTCATATTATTGGTGTGTCAGTGACAGTGAATAGTATGACTTTCATCATACTGAGGGAGTGAAGGGCGATTATGACTATCACTGTATCGTACTATTAGTAACCTACAAACAACCAATCGAGTATGTCATGCTAGAGTGAGACAATCACATCCAGACCGAATCTGCAGTTCCACTGTGTTGCCGACAAGATGAGTGATCAGATAGTCACAATCAGACGTATCTGGGGACTgaaggctggttgtgacaatcacagCATTGTACCTCTTGTAGATTAACTGTACCTCACGTATTTCCTTTAGGAAGCTCATGGTACCTCAagtgtgtcatgattctgtGACGGCACTAGAACCCTTCTTAGATTTGGTAGAGATTCGATCTCACTGTACTCCTGAAGACTGGCTTAAGTTTCTACATTGGCAACTCAAATCGGGCCTGGTAGCTCAACCGTCGGCCTCGCACAGTGAGCGAGATGAAACGGTCACAGTCCCACCCAATATGGCCTGACTGCAACACCTGCACTGTTCTGGCTGCCTCACCGTTCTGCGGCCAGTGAGAAAGCAGAGACAGCCACAATCGGACTGAAacaggcctggctgctccaacATCTTGTCAACACAgcgagatagatgagacagacaCAGCCAGACCAAAACGGACCTGCCACCTCCAACGTCTTGACAACACGATGCtagagatgagacagacacagccagaccgaatctGGAGTTCCACTGTGTTGTGCTTCTTCCACCTTGGTGTCAACTCGGCgagagaagagacagtcacagccaaacCGCCTGTGTGAAAATCACAATCAATGAGACGACTTTTGGCTCAAGAGACAAGAGACCAAACGTCTTCATGTGATCAGTGTGAGGTGTCCGTCATGAATTGGTTACTGAAGGCTGATTGTGACTATCACAGCATTGTCTCTCTAGATATCTATTTGTACCTCATGTGATCTACGCCAAGTATgtcatgtacctgggacagaTGTTGTGTAACAAACGACTAAGAAAACCAACTTTTATTTCATACACGCAAATAAACACTTGTGATATCAAAGTTCAGAATAATCAATTGTGTCAGTCCGTGTTCCTCCTCATTTAGAGAGCGATACCCAAATTAATGAAATGTTTCAACTGCGAATGCTTCAAGAGCGACACCTCCACTGGTAATCCTCTCAGTGGCATCAGGAGTGTTCATCATGACAAGATGATGTCCGGGATCTATGATACACGATTTACCATGACGTTGTTGCATTTGCTAGAGCAACTAAGTAAGTGCAGTGTCCTCTTCAATCTTGCCCCCGATTCTATTGCATCACTGTCAAAAAGTCTCAACTAGGATTGATCAGTATGCAGGTTAATCCTTACATGTTCATGCACACATAGTTCATCAAAACCATGTGTGAAAACAAACTTGTCTGGCCTCAGCTTTGCCACACGATATGTCATTGTACTGTCACTTTAACCCTGTATCATAACTTGAATCCTGAATGTATTGCTGCTACTCCAAATGAAAGATTTTCATGCTTCACCACACTGAACCCTGCGTCTTCAATCATGTAGGAAAACTCTTGCTGAAATATATGGAAAAAGTAGTATGTCTTATGCCAATTGGACCAAAATCATGTTTACAACTTACACTGTAGCTGCTATTGAACGAGAGTTTAACACAACCCAACCCTAATAATTAAGGtccacaactacatgtagacaCTAAATCAAGTCCCCAGTTGCATGTCCTCATTATGCCGTATTGAAGAACATGTCTGATGAGGATGAAAATAGTTACCTGATCAGGAAATTTCCTTATACTCTCGACCAAATATTGATATGATTTCCAGTCAGCAGCTAATACCTGTCCCATCACAGGAATTACTTGAAACGAATATAAATCATACAGgctgaaaaaggaaaataagTAGTGAGACTTTTTTTATCTTCATAAGCTCGGTACGAACTTCATCTCGTGTTGTCTTCCAGCCCTGCGAGAGTCAGTCATTCTACAGGTTTATCCTTACGTCCAAACAACAATAACAGTAAGACAACAATGCCTCCATTGGTGAACTTGGTAAATGAATGTTCAAAAGTCATTACCTTTTCTGCTTAACAAAAGTCAAACAACTGTTTTGATCACACCATCCATAAGGGGGGAGGGGCACTCACCTCTTTATGAGTGGATTTGGCACATGACTGAATTCTAAGCACATGAATCGTCCTCCTGGTTTTAGCACCCTGTACGCCTCTTCCAGCACCTGAAACGGCAAAATATGACACTACATATGCAACTAAAACCATCTGACTTTTCTTCTCAGGATTAAATAGCTGGCTGGTTGCATCCCAAAGTGGAAATAGTGCACCAGATACTGAGGAGAATGGCACTTTGAGTTTATGTCCTCAACAACAGATGAATTTGTTCAAAAACCTGACACTTGATTGAATGGGGCACGTTCTTTCAAGCATAGCAGTCTATTATTCCAGTCAACCAAGGTTTTAGTTTCAAATATATGTAGGTACTTTAATAAATCTAGCCCATAAGTGAACTGCCAATTATACCTTTTCTATATGTGTACAGTTTCTGATTCCAAAAGCTATTGTGTACGCATCATAAGTATCATCAGGCATTGGCAGATGTTCAGCATTGCCTCGAATCCACGTCACACCTGAAGGTCAAGAAGAAAACATTTTGAGCAATATAATGTCAACCAGAACATCTCCCGGGCCGTGCATCAGCTGCCAGAAAGCTAGTTATGAACATCAGCTAAGGGGCTGTTTACTTACTTCATACGCACACTAGTGAGTAACGAGTTCCAAAACCAACAGTGCTACAACTGGTGAACATAGTCAGGTTTCATTATCTTTGcatttgtttgtttcttttggaaACAATCATACCTTCCCTCTGTCCTAACATATCTGCCTTCCGTTTGCCAACATCTAACATGGCTTGATTGATATCACAAACAGTCACATGGGTCGTCCCATCATCGGCTTCAGGGTTGGATGCACCATCAACGCCTTCAGCTCTGCCAGATTTATCAAGAACATCCGACTTCACATCAAAATCTTCTTTGGATTCCTCAAGTTCACCACTTTTTGCATATTGCAAGAATCTGAAAGCAATGTCACCTGGAACAAAAGCAGAAGCAATAATTTGAGGGTTTAAAATGAAATCACATCCACTTCATAGCATGGTACAACAGCTTTTTTAATTGGTGACTATTGTAAACTCTAGCTCTGCACTTCGCGACGCTTTTTTTTATAGTTACAGCATCAGTCATCCTGGCCTTCAGAACTTTTCACAATATTAAATCTAAGATATTTTAGCAAAAGTATATACCTGTTCCTCCTGCCACATCCAAAAGTTTGGTTCCAGGCAGCGGTGCCAATCTGCTTATAAAGTAATCCTTCCAGAGTCTGTGCACACCAGCACTCATTGCATCATTCATCAGGTCATATTTCTCAGAGACATTTTCAAAGACGTCATAAACTGAAAATAAGATTTATTTATTGAATTCATAATAAAACATTTGATTGCTGTATTGCATAGTCTATGGCATAACGCCACGAGTTGAACCGCACACTCCACATACACTCAAAAGGACTGGCAGCCAGATCGCGATCGCCGATGGCGACTGCTTACAATTTACAATGTGAATGTCACAGACGGTTGTCACATCATCATGACGTGGTCGTGGACATCACTCATTATTCATCAGTCAGACTCAGTCATCAGTTCACGAGTTCTGCAGTTATGAGGTACCAAAGTAGAGCATACAAAAGGAAAATGCAATTTCTCGAAACAGGTGAATGACTGAGGTGAACATGGTCAATGCCAATGGCAAAGAGAAGGTTTTGTTTTGGTTATTTGTTCATCATCTGCCCGCAAGAGGGCCCAGTTCTGGGAATGTCAGCACCTTTTTGCTCCTTTTCTTCTTCCGTCACAgtttcaaagccaaaatgtGTTGTATTTTCTGGTTCCTCCTTCGCTTCTCTATCATTAGAGTAACTGGCATGACTTATTGACGCATTTCTTTGCAGCAAAACGGAGGAAAATAGCTCCCTCCGAAGCAACCTTCGCACCAACCCAGTCATTTTTGACGAAAATGGCGAAAATATCCCGAAGATAGTCGCTGTTGAATaaaactgatatacaaatatttAAATCTAGAGGACTTTCACGCAAATACAGACCAGCCATTttaataaaatatttaattCTACTTGTAATTAAGccaatcaaaaaaaaattgctATTAGATACTGCGATTTCAGGTCATGTCGTTCA
This is a stretch of genomic DNA from Lineus longissimus chromosome 2, tnLinLong1.2, whole genome shotgun sequence. It encodes these proteins:
- the LOC135483882 gene encoding 2-methoxy-6-polyprenyl-1,4-benzoquinol methylase, mitochondrial-like — translated: MTGLVRRLLRRELFSSVLLQRNASISHASYSNDREAKEEPENTTHFGFETVTEEEKEQKVYDVFENVSEKYDLMNDAMSAGVHRLWKDYFISRLAPLPGTKLLDVAGGTGDIAFRFLQYAKSGELEESKEDFDVKSDVLDKSGRAEGVDGASNPEADDGTTHVTVCDINQAMLDVGKRKADMLGQREGVTWIRGNAEHLPMPDDTYDAYTIAFGIRNCTHIEKVLEEAYRVLKPGGRFMCLEFSHVPNPLIKSLYDLYSFQVIPVMGQVLAADWKSYQYLVESIRKFPDQQEFSYMIEDAGFSVVKHENLSFGVAAIHSGFKL